One region of candidate division WOR-3 bacterium genomic DNA includes:
- a CDS encoding MFS transporter, giving the protein MKTNTGLDSGTGPPDHSTTRSLSASEVNRGLRVSIVEGGFAMLYATLAGGMFLTGLALWLGANSFQIALLSAIPALVTGFGFLSGYLVRRAGERKNLLIWTAGIGRSVFIVLIPFLLLQMKVSLVLFFVTVAVSSLIMTIAGTVWQAWITDLVPEERRGRFFGLRNAIHSILGVTAAYGAGRGMDWLKAQGHEPLGYALAFGLAVVFGLVSTLLLLRQPEPELPPRPRLGLRDTFIGPLKEPQFSKLVLFLAVWFVTGTLASPFYIVHMMKNLHFSFAAIGVYSMIGGVTGMVMQLFWGRAVDRFGARPVTVLNFALVGVMPLLWLFATPSFRLPIWGDALMNGLVWSGASLGLWNLLLELADNPAHRESYFAIYAAVTGLGAFAASMLSGVIAQALHGFHVAIAGRTFINYHMMFMAAGLLRFVTLPLLLRVHERDSKSVPHTMRALGTMALWQLNAGKESVLAALGLRPKDEP; this is encoded by the coding sequence GTGAAGACGAACACGGGACTGGATTCCGGCACCGGACCACCGGACCACTCGACCACCAGATCACTATCCGCTTCCGAGGTGAACCGCGGACTGCGCGTCTCGATTGTCGAAGGCGGGTTCGCGATGCTCTACGCCACGCTCGCGGGCGGGATGTTCCTGACCGGTCTTGCTCTCTGGCTTGGCGCCAACTCATTCCAGATCGCGCTGCTTTCCGCCATCCCTGCCCTGGTCACCGGGTTCGGGTTCCTGTCCGGCTACCTGGTGCGCCGCGCCGGCGAGCGCAAGAATCTGCTCATCTGGACCGCAGGTATCGGCCGTTCGGTCTTCATAGTGCTCATCCCGTTCCTGCTGTTGCAGATGAAGGTCAGCCTGGTGCTTTTCTTCGTCACGGTCGCAGTGTCGAGCCTGATAATGACCATCGCGGGTACGGTCTGGCAGGCGTGGATCACGGACCTGGTGCCGGAGGAGAGGCGGGGCAGGTTCTTTGGTCTGCGTAATGCCATCCACAGCATCCTGGGCGTGACGGCTGCGTACGGCGCGGGCCGGGGCATGGACTGGCTCAAGGCGCAGGGACACGAACCGCTGGGCTACGCGCTGGCCTTCGGTCTCGCCGTAGTCTTCGGCCTGGTCTCGACGCTCCTCCTACTCCGCCAACCCGAGCCTGAACTTCCGCCGCGCCCGCGCCTGGGCCTGCGCGACACTTTCATCGGGCCGCTGAAGGAACCGCAGTTCAGCAAGCTCGTCCTCTTTCTGGCGGTCTGGTTCGTGACCGGCACGCTCGCGTCGCCGTTCTACATCGTCCACATGATGAAGAACCTGCACTTCTCTTTTGCCGCCATCGGCGTCTACTCGATGATCGGCGGCGTGACCGGCATGGTGATGCAGCTGTTCTGGGGCCGGGCCGTCGACCGGTTCGGCGCGCGGCCGGTCACGGTTCTGAACTTCGCGCTGGTCGGGGTGATGCCGCTGCTCTGGCTCTTCGCGACGCCGTCGTTCCGCCTGCCCATCTGGGGCGACGCCCTGATGAACGGCCTGGTCTGGAGCGGCGCCAGCCTCGGTCTCTGGAACCTGCTCCTCGAACTGGCCGACAACCCGGCCCACCGCGAGAGCTACTTCGCGATCTACGCCGCGGTCACCGGGCTGGGCGCGTTCGCGGCTTCGATGCTCTCCGGCGTCATCGCCCAGGCTCTGCACGGTTTCCACGTGGCCATCGCCGGGCGCACCTTCATCAACTACCACATGATGTTCATGGCTGCGGGCCTGCTCCGGTTCGTCACCCTGCCGCTGCTGCTGCGGGTGCACGAGCGCGACTCGAAGTCGGTGCCGCACACGATGCGGGCGCTCGGTACGATGGCGCTCTGGCAGCTCAACGCCGGGAAAGAGAGCGTGCTCGCCGCGCTGGGCCTGCGTCCCAAAGACGAGCCCTGA
- the lipA gene encoding lipoyl synthase — protein sequence MRKPDWLRTAVPSGAEFEATNERLRAYGINTVCSSARCPNLAECWGRGTTTFMILGDTCTRHCRFCAVRTGNPQGTLDKTEPERVARAVVELKLFYVVLTSVDRDDLPDLGAGMFAEAARQVKMQSAEGKVQNGRPASPLVEVLTPDFGGREDLAAMVVSASPDVFGHNLETVERLSPKVRDPRASYERSLAVLATVKRIAPKLTTKSGLMVGLGETDDELRQALRDLRSVGCDIVTVGQYLQPARRCLSVERYLTPEEFVALEKEALAMGFKGALCGPLVRSSYRAAEVSHCPSGQEVT from the coding sequence ATGAGAAAACCTGACTGGCTGCGGACGGCCGTGCCGTCTGGCGCGGAGTTCGAGGCGACCAACGAGCGGCTGCGAGCGTACGGCATCAACACCGTGTGCAGCTCGGCTCGGTGTCCCAATCTCGCCGAATGCTGGGGACGCGGCACCACGACGTTCATGATTCTCGGTGACACCTGCACGCGCCACTGCCGATTCTGCGCGGTCAGGACCGGGAACCCGCAGGGCACGCTGGATAAGACCGAGCCCGAACGCGTTGCCCGCGCTGTCGTTGAACTCAAGCTCTTCTACGTCGTCCTGACCTCGGTTGACCGCGACGACCTGCCGGACCTCGGGGCGGGGATGTTCGCGGAAGCAGCCAGGCAAGTCAAAATGCAAAGTGCAGAAGGCAAAGTGCAAAATGGGCGGCCCGCGTCCCCTCTGGTTGAGGTTCTCACGCCTGATTTCGGCGGAAGAGAGGATCTGGCAGCGATGGTGGTGTCGGCTTCTCCCGACGTGTTCGGACACAACCTGGAGACAGTCGAGCGGCTCTCGCCGAAGGTACGTGACCCGCGTGCTTCCTACGAGCGTTCACTCGCCGTGCTGGCGACGGTTAAGCGTATCGCGCCTAAGTTGACGACCAAGAGCGGGTTGATGGTCGGACTGGGAGAAACCGACGACGAACTGCGGCAGGCACTCCGCGACCTGCGCTCGGTAGGCTGTGACATCGTTACGGTCGGCCAGTATCTCCAGCCGGCGCGAAGGTGCCTGTCGGTAGAGCGCTACTTGACGCCCGAAGAATTCGTGGCGCTGGAGAAAGAGGCCCTCGCGATGGGCTTCAAGGGCGCGCTCTGCGGTCCGCTCGTGCGGAGTTCCTATCGCGCCGCAGAAGTGTCCCATTGCCCCAGTGGCCAAGAGGTCACGTGA
- a CDS encoding 4Fe-4S binding protein, translated as MTGTRFDISARTRVCVFIAIAGASAVSTLLLKFLGHFDWGVLYYGLASMLGLGLFLALFLGRPTILNRWLSFGVIALTGAVAAAFLSFGEKLPLGRVLVFGWLPFALIMLATVIFLRRRVAPYRVVQIASAVLLNAYIVAYLQNKILYQGFLKYLPQPILNCYGGPLAVFACPIGSTQQMVGMKLLPWLPLGMFIVVGAVVGRAACAWLCPFGMWQDLLFKVKVGAKAGNKRWASFGGVGLISALIATALIFFLKLPPLRVFLYAWLPFNLAVLAIVIKGKLELPRRMRLGGFLAAVGLALVVWFKFEIGYAVAAGFVAMILFGITGRWLGAILAAVAGFLLGWLGNPAFHVGPLSGLPLGIGLALASLFVVVMLDVVVKVSLPSNFLKFGVLLLVAGVASYLTAEPWFCKLCPQGTFGAGIPLVLWDPVNALRGLVGWLYWVKIGLLLFFIVAAIAIKRPFCRIICPIGAVYSPFNKGSLMNLKLDESTCIHCGICRKVCPMDIDPVQSQNQLECIRCNECVANCPKSCLRFRA; from the coding sequence ATGACCGGCACGCGCTTCGACATCAGCGCCCGGACGCGAGTCTGTGTGTTCATTGCCATCGCCGGAGCGTCGGCAGTTTCCACGCTCCTGCTCAAATTCCTCGGGCATTTTGACTGGGGCGTGCTCTACTACGGGCTGGCCTCGATGCTGGGTTTGGGGCTCTTTCTCGCCCTGTTCCTCGGCCGGCCGACCATCCTCAACCGCTGGCTCTCTTTCGGCGTCATTGCCCTGACCGGCGCGGTCGCGGCCGCGTTCCTGAGCTTCGGCGAAAAGCTGCCGCTGGGTCGGGTACTCGTCTTCGGGTGGCTGCCGTTCGCCCTGATCATGCTGGCTACGGTCATTTTCCTGCGCCGCCGTGTCGCTCCCTACCGCGTAGTCCAGATAGCATCGGCGGTCCTGCTCAACGCCTACATCGTCGCCTACCTCCAGAACAAGATACTCTACCAGGGTTTCCTGAAGTACCTGCCGCAGCCGATACTCAACTGCTACGGTGGGCCCCTGGCGGTTTTCGCCTGCCCGATCGGCTCTACCCAGCAGATGGTCGGCATGAAGCTGCTGCCCTGGCTGCCGCTCGGCATGTTCATCGTCGTCGGCGCGGTGGTCGGGCGGGCGGCCTGCGCCTGGCTCTGTCCGTTCGGAATGTGGCAGGACCTGCTCTTCAAGGTCAAGGTTGGCGCGAAGGCGGGAAACAAGCGCTGGGCGTCGTTCGGAGGAGTCGGCCTCATCAGTGCATTGATCGCCACGGCGCTCATCTTCTTTCTGAAACTGCCGCCGCTGCGGGTCTTCCTCTACGCGTGGCTGCCGTTCAACCTGGCGGTGCTGGCCATTGTCATCAAAGGCAAGCTCGAACTGCCGCGCCGGATGCGGCTGGGCGGATTCCTGGCTGCGGTCGGGCTCGCGCTTGTCGTCTGGTTCAAGTTCGAAATCGGGTACGCGGTCGCGGCCGGGTTTGTCGCCATGATCCTGTTCGGGATTACCGGGCGCTGGCTTGGCGCCATACTTGCCGCAGTCGCCGGTTTCCTGCTCGGCTGGCTGGGCAATCCTGCCTTCCATGTCGGCCCTCTGTCGGGCCTGCCGCTGGGAATCGGTTTGGCCCTGGCGTCGCTCTTCGTGGTCGTGATGCTGGATGTGGTGGTCAAGGTGTCGCTTCCCTCCAACTTTCTCAAGTTCGGCGTGCTCTTGCTCGTGGCAGGCGTGGCTTCCTATCTCACTGCCGAGCCGTGGTTCTGCAAGCTCTGTCCGCAGGGGACGTTCGGCGCCGGCATCCCGCTCGTGCTCTGGGATCCGGTCAATGCCCTGCGTGGCCTGGTCGGCTGGCTCTACTGGGTCAAGATCGGTCTGCTGCTTTTCTTCATCGTCGCGGCCATCGCCATCAAGCGCCCGTTCTGCCGCATCATCTGTCCCATCGGTGCCGTCTACTCGCCCTTCAACAAGGGTAGTCTGATGAACCTGAAGCTGGACGAGAGCACCTGCATTCACTGCGGCATCTGCCGCAAGGTCTGCCCGATGGACATTGACCCCGTGCAGAGCCAGAACCAGCTCGAGTGCATCCGCTGCAACGAGTGCGTGGCCAACTGCCCCAAGTCCTGCCTTAGATTCCGCGCCTAA